One Haloimpatiens massiliensis genomic window, TATGAATATTATAAAAGAAGAGTATATATATTCTTCTGAAGAAGCTCTAAAAATGTGCTGTGAAAAAATAAAAGATTTTTCTATGGAAGAGCTAGAAAACTTAAAAGATGAGAGATTTGCTGATTGGGTATATATAGATGGCAAGGTTATGTTTCACAAAAGATTTTTAAATACAATTTTAGGCGTTTGTCCTGAAATTGCTAATAGAACATTAAAGAAGGACAAAAAAGACCAAAATGATGAAAAAAAGCAACAGTTACTAGACAAAGTTGTAAATGAAATAATAGAAAAGGGACATAAAAGTTATTTTATACATATCAAAACAGGTATAAAGCTCAATAAAGAGGCTGTAAGAAAAGGTGAAAAAATAAGAGTTCATTTGCCTATTCCTAAGCCTTGTAAACAGATAAAAAATATTAATATAATATCCACTAATCCAAATGGTGGTTTTATAGCTCCGGAAGATTGTCAACAAAGAACAGTATATTTTGAAAAAAACGTTCAAGGGGAAGAAGAATTTACTGTAGAATACTCCTATGAAAATTCTATGGAATACAATAATTTAGATGCTTCTAGAGTTTTTAAAAATCAGCCAGATTTTTATACAGGTGAATTATCTCCTCATATAGTTTTTACACCTTTTTTAAAGGATTTAGCAAAGAAGATAGTTGGAGAAGAGGTAAATCCTTTAATAAAAGCTAGGAAAATATATGATTATATAACTACCAATGTTCAATATTCTTATGTAAGACCTTATGCAGGCATTATTAATATACCAGAATATGCTGCTTATAATTTAAAAGGCGATTGTGGAGTGCAGGCACTTTTATTTATAACTTTATGTAGAATATCCGGAATTCCTGCAAGATGGCAATCAGGCCTTTATGTAAATCCACATTTTATTGGCTGTCATGATTGGGCTCAATTTTACATACAACCTTATGGATGGATTTTTGCGGATTTGTCCTTTGGAGGCAGTGCCCATAGGAAAGGAAACACAAAAAGGTGGAATTTCTATTTCGGAAATTTAGATCCTTTCAGAATGGTTGCCAATTCAGATTTTCAAGGTGAATTTGTGCCAAGTAAGAATTTTTTTAGAATAGATCCTTACGACAATCAAGTTGGGGAAGCAGAGTATTTGGATAGGGGACTCTCTTCTAAAGACTTTAGTAGCATAATGGAAATAATAGATGTACACGAAATATAAAAATATCGTGAAGCAATACATTGAAGAAAAATCTGATTTTAATTCCGTAATAAATGTGTAATTTGGGACTGTTCACAATACGCCAAGAACTTCTAAATGTCCCACAGTTAAAGCCCCTAAAGCTTTCAAACTCACTCGTTCCTCGTTCAAACATGAAAGCTTCTTAACGGGCCTTTAACTGTGAGACATAAGAAGTTCTAGGGCTAGTTCAATAGTCCCCAATTCCACATTTATTACTACATTAAAATCAGATTTTTAGTTTAATATGTTTATGGTTGGAGAAGAGAAGCCTACTAAAGGATGATTTTCCTCCACTACGTTACGGAAAATCTTTAATTTATAAAACAAATAAAAAGGCTCCCATAATCTTTTTAGGCGTAGCCTTTCGTTTAGAACTTAAATGCCGGTTATTAATAATATTTTGACTAATTGGAAGATACAATTAGTCACTTTAATTAGGTACTAGTAAATACATAATTATTAAAATAAAATATTGGATAAAATTTAATATATTTTACCATAATGCATTGGCTTGTATAAATCTTAGCTTTAATATTTAGACTGGCTGCCGCCAATAAAAGCTTGTAAAGGCTTAAAAGAAAAAGCTATAATTATTCGATTAATAGTGTAATTATAGTTTTTATTATCAAATTATTGTATTTATATATTTTTTATTTAATTAAAGATTTTCTGTAGCATAGCGGAGGAAAATCATCCTTTAGTAGGCTGTCTCCCCCATAAGTAATGTACGTATGAACCGAAAAATCTGTCTTTAAGGTAACAATAAATATATTTTTTTAGACTATTGAGCTAGCCTTAGAAATTCTTTGTTTTCAAATTTCAATACCCGTTAAGAAGCTTTCATGTTTGAGCGCCGTTAGAAGCGAGTTTGAAAGCTTTAGGGTATTAAAATTTGAAAACATTAGAATTTCTTGGCGTATTGCGAACAGTCTAATAAAATATATTTATTGTGGACTTAAAGACAGATTTTTCTTATGACATTTGCTTCACAATATATTCTAAGTGAATAATTTATAAATTCCCGTAGTGATCATACACACTACCATAGCAATTCCCGTAGGAATTAAAGCAGAAGCCCAGGTCCACTTTGAGCTGCCAGTTTCTTTTTTGATGGTCATTAAAGTGGTAGCACATGGCCAGTGTAAAAGACTAAATAGCATCACATTTATAGCCGTAAGATAGTTCCAGCCGTTGTTTAATAGAATTTGTCTTAAAGATTCGATACTTTCAAAATCTATCATGGAACCAGTAGAAAGATAACACATAAGAAGTATAGGCAATACTATTTCATTAGCAGGGAGACCTAATATAAAGGCCATAAGTATAAATCCATCTAGCCCCATAAGTTTTGCAAAGGGGTCAAAGAAGGAAGCCAAATGGTTTATAATACTTAAGTCACCTATATATATATTTCCTAGTATCCACGTAAATGCTCCAGCAGGAGCAGCAATTAAAATAGCTCTCATTAAAACAAATATAGTTCTGTCTATTAAGGATGTATATAATATTCTTCCTACTTGAGGTTTTCTGTAAGGAGGAAGTTCAAGTGTAAAACTGGAGGGAACTCCTTTTAATAAGGTTTTTGAAAGAATATAGGATACAAGCAAAGTAACCATAACACCAACTATAACCATGAGAGTTATAAAAATAGCAGGAATTATTTTTCCAGAGGATTTCATGGTTGCGGCGAAGAAAACAGAAGAAATAGCTATTAATGTTGGAAATCTTCCATTGCATGGCACAAAGTTATTAGTTATTATAGCTACTAATCTTTCACGTGGAGACTCTATAATTCTACAGCCTATAACTCCAGCAGCGTTGCAACCTAACCCCATGCACATAGTTAAGCATTGCTTACCATGAGCGCATGCTTTTTTAAATAGATGATCTAGATTAAAGGCCACCCTTGGTAAATAGCCCAAGTCTTCAAGTAATGTAAATAAAGGGAAAAATATAGCCATAGGGGGAAGCATTACAGACACTACCCAAGCTAATGTCCTGTAGAGGCCTAATACTAGAACACCATGGAGCCATACAGGAGCATTAATTTTAGTAAACCACTTTGTTAGCATATGTTCAAAGCCAAAAAGAGCTTTAGCAAGAAGTTGTGATGGCACATTGGCGCCTTCAATGGTAATCCAAAAAATCAATGCTAAAACTAATAGCATAATTGGAATTCCAAATTTCTTGGAAGTTATGATATCATCGATCTTTGCATCTCTAGAGAATTTCTTATGGTCCTGCTTTACATATTTATTTTTTATATATTCAGCTGATTTATAGTTTTCTTCTGTTATATATTCTCTAATTTTTTCCTTGTCTATATTTGAAATGATTTTTTTAGATTCTATAGTAAGCTTTTCTAAAGAATTCTTATCTATATATTGGCTCATGGAGTTAAAAAAGCTTTTATCTCCATCTATAAGTCTGAGTGATAACCATCTGGAATTGATAAAGGGTACATTTTCTTGGCATATAGGCTCTAAGGTTTCCACTAAATTTTCTATAGAATCCACGTAGCTAATCTTTTTTTTATTAGAGTTTATACTTTTTTCTGGTAAATTGTATAAAGTCTCTTTTAAATCTTCTATACCTACATTATTTCTAGCTGCAGTTAGAACTACAGGTATTCCCAGTTCATTTTCTATTTCATTAGCATCTATTTTTATGTTTTTCTTTTTTGCCTCGTCTATTAAATTTATGCACAAAACTACATTATCTGTCAGCTCCATCACCTGAAATACTAAATTTAAGTTTCTTTCAAGGCAGGTAGCATCCACAACTACAACTACTGCATCAGGTTCTCCAAAGCATATAAAATCTCTAGCCACTGTTTCTTCAACAGAGGACGCAAATAATGAGTAGGTGCCAGGTAAATCCACAAGTATAAACTCTTTTTCCTTATATGAAAATTCTCCTCTGGCATTGGTCACGGTCTTTCCTGGCCAGTTACCTGTATGTTGATGGAGTCCTGTTAAAGAGTTAAAAACAGTGCTTTTTCCTGTGTTTGGGTTGCCAGCTAGGGCAATTATATATTTGTTTTTCTCTCTTTCAACTTTAAACATATCTTTCATAGAATTTTTACCGGTAGATTGAAAAGTAAGACCCATATAAAAACTCCTTTTTACATTAATAATAAATAGAAGATTTTTTATTGCGAAAATCAACTTAGTATTAATTTTAAAAAATAGCATTGATTTGGTAAAGTCAGCATTAATTTAGCAAACACAGTATTGATTTGACAAATTTAGCATATAAATTTTATTTTGTTATAAATCTAAATAATGCTTAAATTACTTTACATATATAAGCGAAGCCTCTTCTTTTCTTAAAGCTATCATAGCCCCTCTTATATCATATACAGTAAGATTGTCTGCAGGACCTTTTCGTATGACTTTTACCAATGCCCCATTAGTTAAACCAAGGGCTAACATTCTTTCTCTTATAAGTCCTTTAGAACATAAAGATTTTACTTCGGCTACACATCCTTCTGAAACATTACAAAGTACGTTCATTGATTATTACCTCCATTTATATAAAGTTTAAGAAACCGCTCCGATAGTGGTTAATTTAATCAAGTCTAATTAAGTTAACCTAAACTAACTTTCACAATATATATTATGGAATGGCCTTTAAAGGTGTTACTAATATAGTATATAAATAAAATGATATCATTAAGGGATTATTTTCATAGTAGATTGTTTAAAGTTAGGATTTATAAGTGGTCAGTTATAAATAATTATTAATGAGTGACAAGCGATAAGTTATAAATAATAAATTGAAAATTTTAGGCAATTAGTTGAAATTGGCAAGTGGTAGGTTTCAGATAATAAGTTAAGGGTTACCATAGGCCACATTAATATTTGATATTTGAACTTTTATATTTTTTACATGTAGTTATATGTTTAGGAATTTTGTCATAGGATTAAGTGATATCTTTAAAGGGAAGTGATTAAATGGCTAAAGAGGAATTTTTCACTTTTAGGCAGTATATGCAAAAGGAAGGCAATGCATTAACAGCTTCGGCTGAGGACTACTTAGAGATGGTGTATAGATTATCCTTTGGAAATGGGTATACGAGAATTGGAGATTTAGCAGAAGCATTAAATGTTCAGCCACCATCTGTCACAAAAATGATTCAAAAGCTTGCGGAAATTGATTTAGTTAAATATGAAAAGTATGGGATAGTTATTTTAAGTGATAAGGGCAAAACCATAGGAAAGTTTTTATTAGATAGACATAATACTATTGAGAGATTTTTAAATTTACTACAGGTTTCAGAAGTTTTAGATGAAACGGAAAAAATAGAACATACTATAGATGATGAAACTCTTTTAGGTATAAAAAAGTTAGTTAAATTTTTTGAAGACAATGAGGATATAAAAATAAAATTCATATCCAAATTTTAAATTACGAATTGGATATAAGATCATATAATTAATCAATAAAGCATTTTATTAAAATGTTATAAATGCTTGTTATTAATTATTATTTGGAAAGTTATGATTTAAGAGGTATTTTTAATATGAATATATAAGATATTTTTCAGAATTTATAATATGAGTAATAAGAGTAAGCTAGGTATTGATAATTATACAGTATCTCTTACTCTATTTTTATGTGATTGCAAAAGAAATTAGTTTTATAGAAAATTTGTGAAAACTTCCGTTGCTTGTGTCGGTAGTAGTTAACTTAATAGTAAAATCCAGCTGTTATGAATGTAGATATATAAATTATCATTGCGAATGGTAACAAATAACATTTAATATGGAATTTCGTTATCAATTGAGAATAATTATAAGTGAATTAAAGCTTGAAATGCCAGTACAACAGTGATATATTAAAAATAATGTTATTATCAATTGAAACAAAAATGATAAACATGCATACAATATTATATAGGATCTATATAACTAAAAGTGAGGTATAAAAGATGGA contains:
- the feoB gene encoding ferrous iron transport protein B; translated protein: MGLTFQSTGKNSMKDMFKVEREKNKYIIALAGNPNTGKSTVFNSLTGLHQHTGNWPGKTVTNARGEFSYKEKEFILVDLPGTYSLFASSVEETVARDFICFGEPDAVVVVVDATCLERNLNLVFQVMELTDNVVLCINLIDEAKKKNIKIDANEIENELGIPVVLTAARNNVGIEDLKETLYNLPEKSINSNKKKISYVDSIENLVETLEPICQENVPFINSRWLSLRLIDGDKSFFNSMSQYIDKNSLEKLTIESKKIISNIDKEKIREYITEENYKSAEYIKNKYVKQDHKKFSRDAKIDDIITSKKFGIPIMLLVLALIFWITIEGANVPSQLLAKALFGFEHMLTKWFTKINAPVWLHGVLVLGLYRTLAWVVSVMLPPMAIFFPLFTLLEDLGYLPRVAFNLDHLFKKACAHGKQCLTMCMGLGCNAAGVIGCRIIESPRERLVAIITNNFVPCNGRFPTLIAISSVFFAATMKSSGKIIPAIFITLMVIVGVMVTLLVSYILSKTLLKGVPSSFTLELPPYRKPQVGRILYTSLIDRTIFVLMRAILIAAPAGAFTWILGNIYIGDLSIINHLASFFDPFAKLMGLDGFILMAFILGLPANEIVLPILLMCYLSTGSMIDFESIESLRQILLNNGWNYLTAINVMLFSLLHWPCATTLMTIKKETGSSKWTWASALIPTGIAMVVCMITTGIYKLFT
- a CDS encoding transglutaminase-like domain-containing protein, which encodes MDILKSLVVDLPEDVKKYVMYGDFTRANKLIDIYEKRNISDLLKQRLNYQRHVMNIIKEEYIYSSEEALKMCCEKIKDFSMEELENLKDERFADWVYIDGKVMFHKRFLNTILGVCPEIANRTLKKDKKDQNDEKKQQLLDKVVNEIIEKGHKSYFIHIKTGIKLNKEAVRKGEKIRVHLPIPKPCKQIKNINIISTNPNGGFIAPEDCQQRTVYFEKNVQGEEEFTVEYSYENSMEYNNLDASRVFKNQPDFYTGELSPHIVFTPFLKDLAKKIVGEEVNPLIKARKIYDYITTNVQYSYVRPYAGIINIPEYAAYNLKGDCGVQALLFITLCRISGIPARWQSGLYVNPHFIGCHDWAQFYIQPYGWIFADLSFGGSAHRKGNTKRWNFYFGNLDPFRMVANSDFQGEFVPSKNFFRIDPYDNQVGEAEYLDRGLSSKDFSSIMEIIDVHEI
- a CDS encoding FeoA family protein; translation: MNVLCNVSEGCVAEVKSLCSKGLIRERMLALGLTNGALVKVIRKGPADNLTVYDIRGAMIALRKEEASLIYVK
- a CDS encoding metal-dependent transcriptional regulator, which gives rise to MAKEEFFTFRQYMQKEGNALTASAEDYLEMVYRLSFGNGYTRIGDLAEALNVQPPSVTKMIQKLAEIDLVKYEKYGIVILSDKGKTIGKFLLDRHNTIERFLNLLQVSEVLDETEKIEHTIDDETLLGIKKLVKFFEDNEDIKIKFISKF